The following proteins are co-located in the Acropora palmata chromosome 11, jaAcrPala1.3, whole genome shotgun sequence genome:
- the LOC141859007 gene encoding uncharacterized protein LOC141859007 has translation MAWKYQHRLSLITIFLLWFRAVSFSEGLRCYWCVSYISWEHCDQKISIKVCPDDGQTYVCTKDHEKANGRNKNRTAFLKYCGPTEGCTNKHCLIEGFECDRHCCHNDLCNAATTTKEALVCESIAMFLLTWTIVNIANTFYG, from the exons ATGGCGTGGAAATATCAGCATCGTTTGTCGCTCATAACGATTTTCTTGCTCTGGTTCAGAG CTGTTTCCTTCAGCGAAGGTTTGCGATGTTACTGGTGCGTGTCTTACATCTCCTGGGAACACTGTGACCAGAAAATCAGCATCAAAGTGTGTCCTGACGACGGCCAAACCTACGTTTGTACCAAGGACCACGAAAAAGCAAATGGCAGGAACAAGAACCGCACCGCTTTTTTAAAATACTGCGGTCCGACAGAGGGCTGTACAAACAAACACTGCCTGATAGAAGGTTTCGAGTGTGACCGTCACTGTTGCCATAACGACTTGTGCAATGCAGCCACGACAACGAAGGAAGCACTTGTGTGCGAAAGCATTGCGATGTTTCTTCTAACATGGACAATCGTCAATATTGCAAACACTTTTTATGGATAG